The Hahella sp. HNIBRBA332 genome window below encodes:
- a CDS encoding CHASE3 domain-containing protein, with amino-acid sequence MPNRAMDKSPLLLSRRWRFAFAAVALLLVINGFTSYRAMRELVRIENSVSHTLQVIGIIKNTFSAIQGAETGQRGYLITGDETYLEPFHDAMNSLEIYLNQLQATNSEIPGQQERFLRLRQVTQSKISEMREVIQLRKNSDLESATEIVNTDKGKHLMDTISKLVEEMEAEEYALLAQRRHESYLNQRETIFTLVAATLTSLGLIGFVYYLLQRNLRQHTRITEILQTENDRLEEKVSERTAVLTHFSKELERSNRELQDFAFVASHDLQEPLRKIRAFGDRLQQKYADKLEDSGADYIRRMQSAAERMSRLINDLLSFSRVSTKAQPFTQVDLNEILTEVLEDLEIPINESGAVVNASPLPTLDADPTQMRQLMQNLIGNSLKFIPPEQQPLITISVKRYQHSLLEGGVETEWCELRFSDNGIGFDEKFKDRIFTPFQRLHQRGEYEGTGIGLAVCRRIVERHSGGINAESIPGQGATFIVNLPLQHTPISEMEPEQYA; translated from the coding sequence ATGCCTAACAGAGCGATGGATAAGAGCCCTCTACTGCTGAGTCGGCGCTGGCGTTTCGCCTTCGCCGCCGTGGCGTTGTTGCTGGTCATCAATGGATTCACGTCCTACCGCGCCATGCGCGAGTTGGTGCGGATCGAGAACAGCGTCTCCCATACCTTGCAGGTGATCGGCATTATCAAGAACACCTTCTCCGCAATACAAGGCGCCGAAACCGGCCAACGGGGCTACCTGATCACTGGTGACGAGACGTATCTGGAGCCTTTTCATGACGCCATGAATTCGCTGGAAATCTATCTTAACCAACTGCAGGCGACCAACTCGGAAATACCGGGACAGCAGGAGCGCTTCCTGCGTCTGCGTCAGGTCACCCAGAGCAAGATCAGCGAAATGCGCGAGGTCATCCAGTTACGCAAAAACAGCGATCTGGAGAGCGCCACGGAAATCGTGAACACAGACAAAGGCAAACACCTCATGGATACCATCAGCAAGCTGGTGGAGGAAATGGAGGCCGAAGAATATGCGCTGCTGGCGCAGCGACGCCATGAGTCCTATCTGAATCAGCGGGAAACTATTTTCACCCTGGTGGCGGCCACACTGACCAGCCTGGGACTGATCGGCTTCGTTTACTACCTTTTGCAAAGAAATCTTCGCCAGCACACACGCATCACCGAGATTCTGCAGACGGAGAATGACCGACTGGAGGAAAAAGTCTCCGAACGCACCGCCGTGCTGACCCACTTCTCCAAAGAGCTTGAACGCAGCAATCGGGAACTGCAGGATTTCGCCTTTGTCGCTTCCCATGACTTGCAGGAGCCGCTAAGGAAAATTCGCGCGTTTGGCGACCGCCTGCAACAAAAGTACGCCGACAAACTGGAAGACAGCGGCGCCGACTACATTCGGCGCATGCAATCCGCCGCAGAGCGCATGTCACGCCTGATTAACGACCTGCTCTCATTTTCCCGGGTTTCCACCAAGGCGCAGCCATTCACGCAAGTGGATTTGAATGAGATTCTCACCGAAGTGCTGGAGGACCTGGAGATTCCCATCAATGAAAGCGGCGCAGTCGTCAACGCTTCGCCGCTGCCGACGCTGGACGCGGACCCTACGCAAATGCGCCAGCTGATGCAAAATCTGATTGGCAACTCATTGAAGTTTATTCCTCCTGAACAGCAGCCGCTTATCACCATCAGCGTGAAGCGCTACCAACATTCACTATTGGAAGGAGGTGTGGAAACGGAGTGGTGCGAACTCCGTTTCAGCGACAACGGAATCGGCTTTGACGAAAAGTTCAAAGACCGGATTTTCACCCCTTTCCAGCGTCTGCACCAGCGCGGAGAATACGAAGGAACCGGCATAGGGCTAGCGGTATGCCGTCGCATTGTTGAACGCCATAGCGGCGGCATTAACGCCGAAAGTATCCCCGGACAAGGCGCCACATTCATTGTGAACCTGCCGCTGCAGCATACGCCAATTTCTGAAATGGAGCCTGAACAATATGCCTGA
- the fabR gene encoding HTH-type transcriptional repressor FabR — translation MTTRAQQKERTRLALMDAALRQLGPDRNFASLSLREVAREAGIAPTSFYRHFNDLEELGLALVDEAGITLRRLMRQARKRVAKKGGLVETSIDTFFEYLNSNANLFRLLLREKNGVSLRFRTAIKAETDHFITELAADLSRFGENGGAPLRDPKAVADALVVLVFNCGSEGLDADAAERKRLKLKLSTQLRMVLRGGLVQEKKPGAAKISGPGG, via the coding sequence TTGACCACGAGAGCCCAACAGAAAGAGCGCACCCGTCTGGCGCTGATGGACGCCGCGCTACGCCAACTCGGTCCAGATCGTAACTTCGCCAGCCTCAGCCTGAGAGAAGTCGCCCGCGAAGCAGGCATCGCTCCCACCTCCTTTTATCGCCATTTCAATGACTTGGAGGAGCTTGGCCTCGCCCTGGTGGACGAAGCGGGCATCACCCTGCGCCGGTTAATGCGGCAAGCGCGTAAAAGAGTCGCCAAAAAAGGAGGACTGGTGGAAACGTCCATCGATACTTTCTTCGAGTATCTGAACTCCAACGCCAACCTGTTTCGCCTGCTGTTGCGGGAGAAAAACGGCGTATCCCTGCGCTTTCGCACAGCAATCAAAGCCGAGACCGATCATTTCATCACGGAACTGGCGGCGGATTTGAGCCGATTTGGAGAAAATGGCGGCGCGCCGTTACGGGACCCGAAAGCGGTCGCCGATGCGCTGGTGGTGCTGGTGTTTAACTGCGGTTCAGAAGGTTTGGACGCCGACGCGGCGGAAAGAAAGCGACTAAAGCTAAAACTGTCCACTCAGCTACGCATGGTGTTGAGAGGGGGACTTGTGCAGGAAAAGAAGCCTGGCGCCGCCAAAATAAGCGGCCCAGGCGGGTGA
- a CDS encoding YebC/PmpR family DNA-binding transcriptional regulator, whose amino-acid sequence MAGHSKWANIKHRKASQDAKRGKIFTKLIREITVAAKNGALPEDNPRLRAVIDKALTVNMKKDTIEKAIQRGAGGGDDSNFDELTYEGYGPGGVAVYVEVMTDNRNRTVAEVRHAFSKHGGNLGTDGSVAYLFSKTGVILFAPDVDEDAVMEAALEAGAQDVISNDDGSVEVQTAAEDFMAVKDALMAAGLTPESADVSMVPATMAPLDVENGEKVMKLIEMLEDLDDVQNVYSNADIPDEVLESMGG is encoded by the coding sequence ATGGCGGGGCACAGTAAGTGGGCCAATATCAAGCACCGTAAGGCGTCCCAAGACGCCAAGCGCGGAAAGATATTCACCAAGCTGATCCGGGAAATTACCGTGGCGGCGAAAAATGGAGCATTGCCTGAAGACAACCCAAGGTTGCGCGCGGTCATTGATAAAGCCCTGACCGTGAATATGAAAAAGGACACCATTGAGAAAGCGATTCAGCGTGGCGCCGGCGGCGGCGATGACTCCAACTTTGACGAGCTGACTTACGAAGGCTACGGCCCTGGCGGCGTTGCTGTGTATGTTGAGGTCATGACTGATAACCGTAATCGCACCGTGGCGGAAGTGCGTCATGCATTCAGCAAGCATGGCGGCAATCTGGGCACTGACGGTTCCGTTGCATATTTGTTCAGCAAGACGGGCGTGATTTTATTTGCGCCGGACGTCGATGAAGATGCTGTGATGGAAGCCGCCTTGGAAGCAGGCGCTCAGGATGTCATCTCTAACGATGACGGTTCTGTGGAAGTGCAAACCGCCGCTGAAGATTTTATGGCGGTAAAAGACGCGCTGATGGCGGCGGGTCTGACGCCGGAGTCGGCGGACGTCTCCATGGTGCCGGCGACTATGGCTCCTTTGGATGTGGAAAACGGCGAAAAGGTCATGAAGTTGATCGAAATGCTGGAAGATCTGGATGATGTGCAGAATGTCTACAGTAATGCGGACATTCCTGATGAAGTGTTGGAGAGCATGGGCGGTTAA
- a CDS encoding HD-GYP domain-containing protein encodes MAQPSPLPYLHATTLRPDILSDLRESFEKNLVELEAAPNDATLIARLCANYEAIAQEIKFAEIELGSLMQGIYTIMAGIADKQLNFRPEISDLLLLAMERIQVCAVAIDSGSFENIQMVENARISDLLCQLPKTVANGRNEAMQELLALLAPEVSAQTAGRNANDVYSELLALWRKYDVHTNADLLFFLSLATPAEARSRFWLGKNRRVLLLALAMNRHAREPVDPAQLSAAALVHDIGMSFLPLDILHKSSGLSESEDHSIHKHTSVGSALLINMPEWQESRRIIDQHHEHVSGRGYPIGLRDREICDGAKIIAIADAFEAISHPRIYSSRYKRPFIRAVLEINSRSGSQFSQKWVDVFNAVIRPLKYELY; translated from the coding sequence ATGGCTCAACCATCCCCTCTCCCCTATCTCCATGCAACCACTCTCAGGCCAGACATATTGTCGGACTTGCGTGAAAGTTTCGAAAAAAATCTGGTAGAGCTGGAAGCCGCGCCCAACGACGCCACACTGATCGCCCGTCTCTGCGCCAACTATGAAGCCATCGCGCAGGAAATAAAGTTCGCGGAGATCGAACTGGGATCGTTGATGCAGGGCATTTACACCATCATGGCCGGCATTGCCGACAAGCAATTGAACTTCCGCCCGGAAATCAGCGATTTACTGTTGCTGGCCATGGAGCGCATTCAGGTTTGCGCTGTCGCCATCGACAGCGGCAGCTTCGAAAATATTCAAATGGTGGAGAACGCCAGAATCAGCGACCTGCTCTGCCAGCTTCCCAAGACAGTCGCGAACGGTCGCAACGAGGCCATGCAGGAGCTTCTGGCGCTACTCGCCCCGGAGGTCAGCGCGCAAACTGCAGGACGCAACGCAAATGACGTTTATTCTGAGCTGCTGGCGCTATGGCGCAAGTATGATGTCCACACCAACGCCGACCTGCTGTTTTTTCTCAGTCTCGCAACGCCAGCTGAAGCACGCTCACGTTTTTGGCTGGGTAAAAACAGACGTGTCCTGTTGCTTGCGCTGGCGATGAATCGACATGCCCGCGAACCAGTGGATCCAGCCCAGCTTAGCGCCGCCGCACTGGTGCATGATATCGGCATGTCCTTTCTTCCTCTTGATATCCTGCATAAAAGCAGTGGTCTCTCCGAGTCAGAAGACCACAGCATTCATAAGCACACCAGTGTAGGCAGCGCCTTGCTGATCAACATGCCGGAGTGGCAGGAGTCGCGCCGCATTATTGATCAACACCATGAGCATGTCAGCGGCAGGGGCTACCCTATTGGACTGCGTGACCGCGAGATTTGCGACGGAGCCAAGATCATCGCCATCGCGGACGCCTTCGAAGCGATTTCTCACCCGCGCATCTACTCCAGTCGCTATAAACGCCCCTTTATCAGGGCGGTGCTGGAAATCAACAGCCGCTCCGGCAGCCAGTTCTCGCAAAAATGGGTCGATGTGTTCAACGCCGTCATCAGACCGCTGAAATACGAGTTATACTAG
- a CDS encoding sigma-54 dependent transcriptional regulator, with product MASILLVDDDDGFVQATQTLLEMLGHDARSAASVAEANAILQANQFDIVLLDLMLPDGSGLHVLDALNGSRKQPGHIAIVTGHPTVKSLVKTVCGPNISYLIKPIDIEQIKALIEKTSPELSEVAAPRHFNSLIGESPAMRELYQMIERVAQTRANVLLQGESGVGKELVARAIHAAGGAQGPFVAANCGALSRELIGSELFGHEKGAFTGAVSRKPGLFEQAKGGVLFLDEVTEMPIDMQPTLLRVLETNKVIRVGGAEEIPVDCRVISATNRTQQQLAEDECLREDIYFRLAVFPIQIPPLRQRREDIPLLARRFLQELNEENGCAFGLGESNLKRLQDYDWPGNVRELRHAIHRAFIMTDPAKSELDLPDNLASPFARERQGSPGLQVGKTIEEMERELITLTLAQLEGDKRRAADMLGISLKTLYNRLNSYGENESTETPV from the coding sequence TTGGCAAGTATATTGCTCGTGGACGACGATGACGGTTTCGTACAAGCCACGCAGACACTCCTTGAAATGCTGGGGCATGACGCCCGCTCCGCCGCCAGCGTTGCTGAAGCCAACGCCATTCTGCAGGCGAATCAATTCGATATCGTATTACTTGACCTGATGCTTCCTGATGGAAGCGGTCTGCACGTACTGGACGCCCTGAATGGCTCCCGCAAGCAACCCGGCCACATCGCCATCGTCACAGGCCACCCTACCGTAAAATCGCTGGTGAAAACGGTTTGCGGCCCCAACATTAGTTATCTGATCAAACCCATTGATATTGAGCAGATAAAAGCACTGATCGAAAAGACCAGCCCTGAGCTGTCGGAAGTTGCCGCGCCCCGCCACTTCAATAGCTTGATCGGCGAATCGCCGGCCATGCGCGAGCTTTACCAGATGATCGAGCGCGTCGCCCAAACCAGAGCCAACGTACTGCTGCAAGGTGAAAGCGGCGTCGGCAAAGAACTGGTCGCCCGCGCCATCCATGCCGCCGGAGGCGCCCAGGGGCCATTCGTAGCTGCTAACTGTGGCGCGCTTTCCCGCGAGTTAATCGGCAGCGAACTGTTCGGCCATGAAAAAGGCGCTTTTACTGGCGCAGTCAGCAGAAAACCAGGCTTATTCGAACAAGCCAAAGGCGGCGTGCTGTTTCTCGACGAAGTTACCGAGATGCCGATCGACATGCAGCCGACCCTGCTGAGAGTATTGGAAACCAACAAAGTCATCCGTGTGGGCGGCGCCGAGGAGATCCCGGTGGATTGCAGGGTGATTTCGGCCACCAACCGCACCCAACAACAGCTGGCGGAAGACGAGTGCCTGCGTGAAGACATCTACTTCCGTCTGGCTGTATTCCCCATCCAGATTCCGCCTTTGCGGCAGCGCCGGGAAGATATTCCGCTGTTGGCCAGACGCTTCCTGCAGGAGCTGAACGAAGAAAATGGCTGCGCTTTCGGGTTGGGGGAAAGCAACCTCAAAAGGCTGCAGGATTACGACTGGCCAGGCAACGTGCGCGAGCTGCGCCACGCCATTCACCGCGCTTTCATTATGACCGACCCGGCTAAATCCGAACTCGACCTGCCGGATAATCTGGCGTCGCCTTTCGCCCGCGAGCGGCAGGGATCTCCCGGGCTGCAGGTGGGCAAAACCATAGAGGAGATGGAGCGCGAGCTGATTACCCTCACCCTCGCCCAGCTGGAAGGCGACAAGCGCCGGGCCGCGGATATGCTCGGCATCAGTCTGAAAACACTCTATAACCGCCTGAACAGCTATGGAGAGAATGAAAGCACGGAAACGCCCGTATAA
- the aspS gene encoding aspartate--tRNA ligase gives MRSHYCGEVNESLVDQEVTLCGWVHRRRDHGGVIFLDLRDRDGIAQVVYDPDTNEVFQLAEQIRDEFVVKVTGRVRLRPEGKANTDMSTGMVEVLGKQLEILSTAKTPPFQLDEFVQVGEDVRLRYRYMDLRRPEMLNKLRFRSKVTSYIRNFLDSNGFMDVETPILTRATPEGARDYLVPSRTHEGSFFALPQSPQLFKQLLMMSGVDRYYQIAKCFRDEDLRADRQPEFTQVDIETSFLSEDDIMSITERLVRDMFRDLLEVELPEFPRMPFAEAMNRYGSDKPDLRIPLELVDVGDLLTNVSFNVFSGPANDPKSRVAALRLPKGGELLSRKQIDDYTKFVGIYGAKGLPYIKVNEKAKGLDGLQSPIVKHIADVIDQLLERVGAEDGDIIFFGTDKVRVVNEALGALRVKLGHDLNLLEKQWAPLWVVDFPMFEEDGEGGWTAIHHPFTAPSCAVEMLESDPENALSRAYDMVLNGTELGGGSVRIHDSEMQETVLRILGIGQDEAQEKFGFLLDALKFGCPPHGGLAFGLDRLVMLMTGAQSIREVIAFPKTQSAMCMMTQAPGKVDPRQLRELNIRLRKTEQPE, from the coding sequence ATGCGCAGTCATTATTGCGGTGAGGTCAACGAATCTCTTGTAGATCAAGAAGTAACGCTTTGCGGTTGGGTTCACCGCCGTCGCGATCATGGGGGCGTTATCTTTTTGGATCTGCGAGATCGGGATGGTATCGCGCAAGTGGTGTATGACCCTGATACAAATGAAGTTTTCCAGCTGGCTGAGCAGATTCGCGATGAATTCGTGGTGAAAGTCACCGGTCGCGTGCGCTTGAGACCGGAAGGTAAAGCGAACACCGATATGTCCACCGGCATGGTGGAAGTGCTGGGTAAACAGCTGGAGATTCTGAGTACGGCGAAAACGCCTCCCTTCCAGTTGGACGAATTCGTTCAGGTGGGCGAGGACGTGCGCCTGCGTTATCGCTACATGGACTTGCGTCGCCCGGAAATGCTCAACAAGCTGCGCTTCCGCTCCAAGGTCACCAGCTACATCCGTAACTTCCTTGACAGCAATGGCTTCATGGATGTGGAAACGCCGATTCTGACCCGGGCGACCCCGGAAGGCGCACGGGACTATCTGGTGCCCAGCCGTACGCACGAAGGCAGCTTCTTCGCCCTGCCGCAGTCGCCGCAGTTGTTCAAACAATTGCTGATGATGTCCGGCGTAGACCGTTACTATCAGATCGCCAAGTGCTTCCGCGATGAAGACTTGCGCGCAGACCGTCAGCCTGAATTCACTCAGGTGGATATCGAGACTTCCTTCTTAAGTGAAGACGACATTATGTCCATCACTGAGCGTTTGGTGCGGGATATGTTCCGCGACCTGCTTGAGGTGGAACTGCCGGAATTTCCGCGCATGCCGTTCGCCGAGGCGATGAACCGTTACGGTAGCGACAAACCTGACCTGCGTATTCCTTTGGAGTTGGTGGATGTTGGCGACCTGCTGACCAACGTGAGCTTCAATGTCTTCAGCGGTCCGGCTAATGATCCGAAGAGCCGTGTGGCGGCACTGCGTCTTCCGAAAGGCGGCGAACTGCTGTCCCGTAAACAGATCGACGACTATACCAAGTTTGTTGGCATCTACGGCGCCAAAGGCTTGCCTTATATTAAGGTTAACGAAAAAGCCAAAGGTCTGGACGGCTTACAATCTCCGATCGTTAAGCACATCGCTGACGTTATCGATCAGCTGTTGGAGCGTGTGGGCGCGGAAGATGGCGACATTATCTTCTTCGGCACTGATAAGGTCCGCGTCGTCAACGAAGCGCTGGGCGCTTTGCGTGTGAAGCTGGGTCACGACCTTAACCTGCTTGAGAAACAATGGGCGCCGCTGTGGGTTGTGGACTTCCCCATGTTTGAGGAAGACGGCGAAGGCGGCTGGACTGCTATTCACCATCCATTCACTGCGCCTTCCTGCGCGGTGGAAATGCTGGAATCCGATCCTGAAAACGCCTTGTCCCGCGCTTATGATATGGTGTTGAACGGCACCGAATTGGGCGGCGGTTCCGTCCGTATTCACGATTCTGAAATGCAGGAGACCGTGCTGCGCATTCTGGGCATCGGTCAGGATGAGGCGCAAGAGAAGTTCGGCTTCCTGCTGGATGCGCTGAAGTTCGGCTGTCCTCCCCATGGCGGCCTTGCGTTCGGTCTGGACCGTCTGGTCATGCTGATGACCGGCGCTCAGTCCATCCGTGAAGTGATAGCATTCCCGAAAACCCAGAGCGCGATGTGTATGATGACGCAGGCGCCGGGCAAAGTGGATCCGAGACAGCTGCGCGAACTTAATATTCGTCTGCGTAAAACCGAGCAGCCTGAATAA
- a CDS encoding response regulator — protein sequence MTENQTNFPTPIKLLLVEDDEDDYIIAKDLLEQIAPSQFELDWACNAEIARSALARDEHHVCLMDYRLGPDDGLKLLREAPKLGFHGPIIMLTGQDDSRLDADALRGGAVDYLVKSDLNSAHLARAIRYALARREMETERLERLKAEAENRSKSEFLAHLSHELRTPLTAILGYTELLIAQDNAPDSLSYLQIVQRNGQHLLSLLNDILDISKIEAGKLEMEFVRVNLQAFLADLYSLMAVSALDKNLQLSFIADSPLPENIETDPLRLRQILLNLIGNAIKFTEQGKVTVRVQMIKEEEQEKVQFKVLDTGPGISLADQKRLFQPFTQVYANSMRRGEGAGLGLAISRQLAHRLGGDIRLSSSPGEGSDFTAIVKPGPLEGVKRVQPDLEACGAAEAHATRAHRVKGHLLVADDLPDIRRLIGHLVESAGARVSYAENGAEAVRIVTEAAQSNAPIDLVIMDMHMPVLDGHSATRELRRRGHETPVLALTAATMRGERERCLASGCTDHLSKPVNVNQLFTLIERHLPETHASKPSLLLVEDNPDASAATAALLEHLGWRVHCAGNGAEALELAERIQPVVIVLDLNLPDTDGYSLARKIRQKGLPDARLIALSGYAEDKQRSSEAGFQHHLMKPVSLGELTAVLPAKNSL from the coding sequence ATGACGGAGAACCAGACGAACTTCCCCACGCCAATCAAATTGTTGCTGGTGGAGGACGACGAAGACGACTATATCATCGCCAAAGATCTGCTGGAGCAGATAGCGCCCTCGCAATTCGAGCTGGATTGGGCCTGCAACGCGGAAATTGCCCGTTCCGCCCTGGCCAGGGATGAGCATCATGTCTGTCTCATGGACTATCGCTTAGGTCCGGATGACGGCCTGAAGCTGCTGCGTGAGGCCCCCAAACTGGGCTTTCACGGTCCGATAATCATGCTGACAGGTCAGGATGACAGCCGCCTCGACGCTGACGCGCTACGTGGAGGCGCTGTCGATTATCTGGTGAAGTCCGACCTCAATTCCGCCCATTTGGCGAGAGCCATCCGTTATGCGCTGGCGCGCCGGGAGATGGAAACAGAGAGGTTGGAAAGACTGAAGGCGGAAGCGGAAAACCGTTCCAAAAGTGAGTTTCTGGCGCATCTCAGTCATGAGTTACGTACGCCGCTGACCGCAATTTTGGGTTACACCGAGCTGCTTATCGCACAGGACAATGCTCCTGACAGTCTATCTTATCTGCAAATCGTCCAACGCAATGGGCAGCATCTGTTGAGCCTGCTCAACGACATTCTGGACATCTCCAAGATTGAGGCAGGCAAACTCGAAATGGAGTTTGTGCGCGTTAATCTACAGGCATTTCTGGCTGACCTCTACTCCCTCATGGCTGTGTCCGCACTAGATAAAAACCTGCAACTGAGCTTTATCGCCGACTCGCCACTGCCGGAAAATATTGAAACCGACCCCCTCCGCCTGCGGCAGATATTGTTAAACTTGATCGGCAACGCCATCAAATTCACCGAACAGGGAAAAGTAACGGTGCGAGTGCAGATGATCAAAGAAGAGGAACAGGAAAAAGTTCAGTTTAAAGTGCTGGACACGGGCCCCGGCATCAGTCTCGCCGACCAAAAGCGCCTCTTTCAGCCGTTCACCCAGGTTTACGCCAACAGCATGCGCCGCGGCGAAGGCGCGGGACTTGGACTGGCCATCAGCCGTCAATTGGCGCACCGGCTGGGCGGCGACATTCGCTTGAGCAGCAGCCCTGGAGAAGGCAGTGATTTCACCGCCATCGTCAAACCCGGTCCGCTGGAGGGCGTCAAACGCGTGCAGCCTGATCTGGAGGCCTGCGGCGCCGCGGAAGCCCATGCAACGCGAGCACATCGCGTAAAAGGCCATCTGCTGGTCGCCGATGACCTGCCGGATATCCGCCGGCTGATTGGCCATCTGGTGGAAAGCGCTGGCGCGCGCGTCAGTTACGCCGAGAATGGCGCGGAGGCGGTTCGCATCGTGACAGAGGCTGCGCAATCGAATGCGCCGATCGACTTGGTGATCATGGATATGCATATGCCAGTGCTGGACGGACACTCCGCCACCCGTGAACTGCGTCGCCGCGGCCACGAAACGCCAGTCCTGGCGCTGACCGCCGCCACTATGCGCGGTGAACGGGAGCGCTGCCTGGCCAGTGGCTGTACAGACCATTTGAGCAAGCCGGTCAACGTTAATCAGCTATTCACGTTGATTGAACGCCACTTACCGGAAACGCACGCCAGCAAACCGTCTTTATTACTGGTGGAGGATAACCCGGACGCCAGCGCAGCCACCGCCGCCCTGCTGGAGCACCTGGGCTGGCGCGTGCATTGCGCCGGAAACGGCGCCGAGGCGCTGGAACTGGCGGAACGGATCCAACCTGTGGTGATTGTGCTGGACCTGAACCTCCCCGATACCGACGGCTATAGCCTGGCTCGAAAGATACGCCAAAAAGGGCTGCCAGACGCCCGCCTTATCGCTCTGAGCGGATACGCCGAAGACAAGCAGCGGTCTTCAGAAGCGGGGTTTCAGCACCACTTGATGAAGCCCGTCTCATTGGGTGAATTGACAGCCGTGCTTCCCGCCAAAAACTCGCTGTGA
- a CDS encoding zinc ribbon domain-containing protein, with the protein MPIYEYVCKSCGYEKDVLQSLSEAPLTDCPSCEKPEFKKKISAAGFRLKGGGWYETDFKTGKKKNLAGDSGSSSSSAGSSSKSSSSAD; encoded by the coding sequence ATGCCGATTTACGAATACGTTTGTAAATCCTGCGGGTATGAGAAAGACGTTCTACAAAGCTTGAGTGAAGCGCCGTTAACCGACTGCCCAAGCTGTGAGAAGCCCGAGTTTAAGAAGAAGATTTCAGCGGCGGGTTTTCGCCTGAAGGGCGGCGGCTGGTATGAGACAGATTTCAAAACCGGCAAGAAGAAAAACTTGGCGGGCGATAGCGGCTCTTCGTCCTCTAGCGCGGGTTCAAGCTCTAAAAGCAGCAGTTCCGCGGACTGA
- a CDS encoding histidine kinase dimerization/phospho-acceptor domain-containing protein, translating into MTQEADTAKLAHDLRNPLNTISVNAELAKLQLQTNRDKEEILVCVERILEECKRCSARINDFVNASATKADNA; encoded by the coding sequence ATGACCCAGGAAGCCGATACCGCGAAACTGGCGCACGACCTCCGCAATCCATTGAATACCATTTCAGTCAATGCAGAGCTGGCCAAGCTCCAGCTTCAGACCAATCGCGATAAAGAAGAAATTCTGGTGTGCGTGGAGCGCATACTGGAAGAATGCAAGCGCTGCAGCGCGCGCATCAACGACTTTGTCAACGCCAGCGCCACGAAGGCGGACAATGCCTAA
- a CDS encoding response regulator, with translation MPDTKRPLVILMADDDEDDRQLALEAMRESRVLNELRFVKDGFELMQYLRREGEFEDPANSPTPGIILLDLNMPRKDGREALAEIKADPALRRTPVVILTTSKAEQDMLRGYDLGAASYITKPVTFEGLVDLMRALGHYWVEFVELPNHGH, from the coding sequence ATGCCTGACACCAAGAGACCGCTGGTCATTTTAATGGCGGATGATGACGAAGATGATCGCCAACTTGCACTGGAAGCCATGCGCGAAAGCCGCGTGTTGAATGAACTGCGATTTGTGAAAGATGGTTTTGAGTTGATGCAGTATCTGCGTCGGGAAGGCGAGTTCGAAGATCCCGCCAACTCGCCGACTCCCGGCATTATACTTCTGGACCTGAACATGCCTCGCAAAGACGGCCGCGAGGCTCTGGCGGAGATCAAGGCCGACCCCGCCCTGCGCCGCACGCCAGTCGTCATCCTCACCACATCAAAAGCAGAGCAGGATATGCTGCGCGGCTATGATCTGGGCGCCGCGTCTTACATCACCAAGCCGGTAACCTTTGAAGGGTTGGTTGATCTCATGCGCGCGCTGGGACATTACTGGGTCGAATTCGTGGAATTGCCCAATCACGGTCATTAA
- a CDS encoding PA2169 family four-helix-bundle protein, translating into MMTKSETNSLRDLVKVLNDGIDFYTEAKDKVNSNAVRLVFERMSAIREGAVGRLQPYIVFEKGEKETGHTLGGVLREQYAKILAAIKDNSEHVYIEQLEEVEDKTLEKIRDAIEEVKAPGVQATLQDIYPTLKRCHDEMSRLQRATA; encoded by the coding sequence ATGATGACTAAGTCAGAAACAAACAGCTTGAGAGATTTGGTGAAGGTGCTTAATGACGGCATTGACTTCTATACGGAAGCCAAAGACAAGGTGAACAGCAATGCGGTGCGTTTGGTATTCGAACGCATGTCAGCCATTCGCGAAGGCGCTGTCGGCCGTTTGCAGCCCTATATTGTCTTCGAGAAAGGTGAAAAAGAGACCGGGCATACCCTTGGCGGCGTGCTGCGTGAGCAATACGCCAAGATCCTGGCCGCGATCAAGGACAACTCAGAGCACGTGTATATCGAGCAACTGGAAGAGGTCGAGGATAAAACCCTGGAAAAAATCCGCGACGCCATCGAAGAAGTGAAGGCTCCTGGCGTTCAGGCTACTCTGCAGGATATCTATCCCACTTTGAAGCGCTGTCACGACGAGATGAGCCGTCTGCAGCGCGCTACTGCGTAA